GACGGACCTCGAGATCTCGATCGTCCAGCGGCTCAAGGTCTCGTTCGAGCAGAACGGGACGGACGCCAAGCAGCGGATCGCGGTCCCGGCCAAGCGGCTCCTCGACACGCTCCGCGCGCTCCCCGAGCTCTCGGTCACGGTCACGACCGACGCCGACTTCAACGTCGAGCTGACGACCGACCAGGGCCGCTACAAGATGGTCGGCTACGACGGCGGCGACTACCCGGCGCTCCCGGCCCTCGACGGCGCGCAGGCCATCACGGCCGCCGGGCCGCTCGTCAAGCGGGCCATCGAGAAGACGGGGTTCGCGGCCTCCAAGGACGCCCTCCGGCCGGCCATGATGGGCGTCCTGTTCCAGGTCCGCCCCGAGAAGTCGACGATCGTGGCGACCGACGGACACCGCCTCGTCAAGCTCGTCTCCGACGGGATCACGGCCGAGGAGCCGGTCGACGTGATCGTGCCCGAGAAGGCGCTCTCGCTCGCCGGCAAGGCCGCCGGCGACGGCGAGTGCACCATCCGCATCGCGAGCGGCTACGTCGGGTTCGACTTCGGGGACACGCAGGTGATCGGGCGGCTCATTGAGGAGCAGTACCCGAACTACGAGGCCGTCATCCCGGTCGAGAACGAGAAGCGGCTGACGGTCGGGCGCGACGCCATGCTGGCCGCCGTCCGCCGCGTGGCGCTCTACTCGTCGTCGATGACGCACCAGATCCGGCTCGCGCTCGAGAGCGACCAGCTGGCGATCTCGGCCGAGGACATCGAGCGGGCGAGCGAGGCCAAGGAGCGCGTCCTCTGCGACTACGACGCGGACCCGATGGAGATCGGGTTCAACTCGCAGTACCTCCAGGAGGTGCTGTCGAACGTGGACGGCGAGGACGTCGTCTTCGAGTTCTCGTCGCCCAACCGGGCCGGCGTCGTCTCGCCCGCCGAGGGCGCCGACGGCGAGGAGCTCCTGATGCTCATCATGCCGGTCATGCTCAACACGTACGCCTAGGGCGTCGGACGTAGAGCGTAGGATCTTGGACGCCCCGGTCGCGAGTCGGCCGGGGCGCTCTTTTGGGGTCGGCCCGCCTCGGTGATCTCCCGGGCCACCCCGCAGACCCGCCAAGGCGGAAGGGTCCGAATCAGCGGGTGCGGATTGCTCCCTCGATGGTGGTGAGTCCGCGTATCCTTTCGTTCCCCACCCCGCCCTCATGCGTCGCGCCCTCGCCCTGCTCGCCGTCCTCGTCTCGCTTCCGCTCGCCGCGCAGGAGGCCGGCGTCCCGTTCGCCGCAGCCTACGGGGCGCCGGGGGTCCCGGACTTCCCCCCGCTGGCGCGCGGGCTGACGAACCCGTCGATGGTCACGGTCCCCGTTCCAGACACGTCCCAAACGATCCAGATCGCGTGGGGCGAGCGCGAGGGCGAGAGGGTCGCCGTCGTGTTCCACCGGTGGTCCGACGGGGTGTCGTTCACCCCGTTCCCGGTGAACCCCGACGGCGTCGCCGCGCAGACCGTCGACCTGAAGCTGACGCCCGGGAGCGAGACCGCGACACCCCTCGAGGTCCGCGTGATTCCGGAGCATGGGCTCGCGCTGTACCGCTGGACGCTCTCCGAGGCGACGGCGGCCGGCGGCGTCCCGACCGCCGCGCCCAACCCGCTCGCCCTTGGGACGACGCCCGCCCTCACCGTCCGCCACCTCGACGGGACCGAGGCGCGCCTGGCCGACTACCGCGGGCAAGTCGTCGTGCTCAACTGGTGGTCCGTGACGTGCTCGCCGTGCGTGGCCGAGATGCCGGGCCTCAACCGGCTCGTCGAGGCGTACGGCGACCGCGCGACGTTCCTCGCCGTCTCGTGGGACACCGCCGAGGACGTCGACCGGCTCCTCGCGCGCTTCCCGTTCGACTACACCCAGACGCTCGGCGACGACACCGCCACAGCCCTCTTCGGCGAGGCGTTCCCTCGGCACGTCGTCCTCGACCGCGAGGGCCGGGTCGTCTTCGACACGTCGGGCGGGAGCGAGGGCACCGGCGACGAGCTGGCGCCCGAGATCGAGGCCGCGCTCGCCGGCTGACCCGGCCCGCCTCGGGGAGCCCGTGGGCCGACCGAGGCGGAGCTAGTCGCGGTCGCCGTAGAGCGTGCGCGTCCGGATCTTCTCGCACAGGTCGAGCGCGCGCCGGACGCGCGTGGCCGGGCGCTTGGCCTGGTCGATGTAGACGCCGAGCGACCGCTGGCGGCCGGGCGTGAACGTCTCGAACCGCTCGCGCGCCGCGTCGTCCTGCCGGAGCGCCTCTTCGAGCTCGGCCGGGAGGTGGACGGCGTCGGGATCGGCCGCGGGCTCGAGCTCCACGAACGCCGTCGCGCCGAACGCGAGGCCGGCCTCGGCCAGCACCTTCTTGCCAAAGAGGAGCTTCGGGGCGCCGTCGCCGCGGCCGTGGACGGCGCGGCGGAACGGGACGCCGTCGCTCTCGGACCCGGCCAGCGTGCCCGTCACGATGCGGGCGCCGTCGAGCGCGCCGTCGACCTCGGTGGGGATCGGGACGTAGTGCATCCCCAGCCCGCCGTCGGTGCGGAGGACGGGGCCGGCGAAGACGTGCTCGGGCATGGCGCGGCGGGGGGACCGGCCCCAGACTACGACGCCTCGCCCGATGGGCGGAGCGCGGCGACGAGCGCCTTCGCCTCGGCGTCGGCCTGGCAGCGGACGAGCCAGTCGTGGGCGTTCCGCCGCTGGATCCAGACGACGGCCTCGTATCGCTCGACGCCGCGGATCGTCCGGAGC
This sequence is a window from Rubrivirga marina. Protein-coding genes within it:
- a CDS encoding YdeI/OmpD-associated family protein; translation: MPEHVFAGPVLRTDGGLGMHYVPIPTEVDGALDGARIVTGTLAGSESDGVPFRRAVHGRGDGAPKLLFGKKVLAEAGLAFGATAFVELEPAADPDAVHLPAELEEALRQDDAARERFETFTPGRQRSLGVYIDQAKRPATRVRRALDLCEKIRTRTLYGDRD
- the dnaN gene encoding DNA polymerase III subunit beta; protein product: MKFTASSADLQRALTTVNGAVPSKSTLPILECVLFEREEDTLKIAATDLEISIVQRLKVSFEQNGTDAKQRIAVPAKRLLDTLRALPELSVTVTTDADFNVELTTDQGRYKMVGYDGGDYPALPALDGAQAITAAGPLVKRAIEKTGFAASKDALRPAMMGVLFQVRPEKSTIVATDGHRLVKLVSDGITAEEPVDVIVPEKALSLAGKAAGDGECTIRIASGYVGFDFGDTQVIGRLIEEQYPNYEAVIPVENEKRLTVGRDAMLAAVRRVALYSSSMTHQIRLALESDQLAISAEDIERASEAKERVLCDYDADPMEIGFNSQYLQEVLSNVDGEDVVFEFSSPNRAGVVSPAEGADGEELLMLIMPVMLNTYA
- a CDS encoding TlpA family protein disulfide reductase, giving the protein MRRALALLAVLVSLPLAAQEAGVPFAAAYGAPGVPDFPPLARGLTNPSMVTVPVPDTSQTIQIAWGEREGERVAVVFHRWSDGVSFTPFPVNPDGVAAQTVDLKLTPGSETATPLEVRVIPEHGLALYRWTLSEATAAGGVPTAAPNPLALGTTPALTVRHLDGTEARLADYRGQVVVLNWWSVTCSPCVAEMPGLNRLVEAYGDRATFLAVSWDTAEDVDRLLARFPFDYTQTLGDDTATALFGEAFPRHVVLDREGRVVFDTSGGSEGTGDELAPEIEAALAG